One genomic window of Halorubrum hochsteinianum includes the following:
- a CDS encoding DUF1028 domain-containing protein gives MSENSTHDSTDTAATDRDPSSPSDRFAPGTFSIAARDPDTGAFGVAVSTALVGVGALCPFVSENAAVATQSYVKVSHGRNAVDLADRGVSVSTACEALLADDPHDTYRQLHGVTDDDAFRYTGGDCVDWAGDLAGDDYTVAGNMLDGGDVIEAVSRGYAEADGEFADRLIAGLEAGQAAGGDKRGKISAALLVAAPEPKLSHNLRVDNSDDPVDELRAAYDLAVETEAELPAVAEDQLGEYPDAIVDFGIKR, from the coding sequence GTGTCAGAGAACAGCACACACGATAGCACCGACACCGCGGCTACGGACCGAGACCCCTCGTCGCCCTCGGACCGCTTCGCCCCCGGAACGTTCTCGATCGCCGCACGCGATCCCGACACCGGCGCGTTCGGCGTCGCGGTCAGCACGGCTCTCGTCGGCGTCGGCGCGCTGTGTCCGTTCGTCAGCGAGAACGCGGCCGTCGCGACGCAGTCGTACGTGAAGGTGTCTCACGGACGGAACGCCGTCGACCTCGCCGACAGAGGCGTGTCGGTCTCGACCGCGTGCGAGGCCCTGCTCGCGGACGACCCGCACGACACCTACCGGCAACTCCACGGCGTGACCGACGACGACGCCTTCCGATACACGGGTGGCGACTGCGTCGACTGGGCCGGCGACCTCGCCGGCGACGACTACACCGTCGCGGGCAACATGCTCGACGGCGGCGACGTGATCGAGGCGGTGAGCCGGGGATACGCGGAGGCCGACGGGGAGTTCGCCGACCGACTCATCGCCGGGCTGGAGGCCGGCCAAGCCGCCGGCGGCGACAAGCGCGGGAAGATCAGCGCCGCGCTGCTCGTCGCGGCACCGGAGCCGAAGCTGTCCCACAACCTGCGGGTGGACAACAGCGACGACCCGGTCGACGAGCTCAGAGCGGCGTACGACCTCGCCGTCGAGACGGAGGCGGAGCTGCCGGCGGTCGCCGAGGACCAGCTCGGGGAGTACCCCGACGCGATCGTCGACTTCGGAATCAAACGCTAA
- a CDS encoding glycerophosphodiester phosphodiesterase: MVHDLTAIADAVSRRNVVRTAGAALGVAAASGAAASGTAASGATTGDRSRVGNGRGSGGPYVSAHRGYRDVFPQNTVAAVSGAARLGADRIEVDLEATSDGEIVVFHDARLDDLTDESGLVAETPSEEVLQAEVLGSGETIPTLAEVLSATRPPVTMNLEFKDRGPLSWEEFAKRALDAAYRYPGPFYASSFDHDAIRAVREVDPDVDVAPIFGSDTEENLAVARELDAEALNCSTGVLDRELVEIAHEEGRAVNVWTIDSWREAATPIELGVDGLIADYPEMAAFGTDGGVGPHRGR, encoded by the coding sequence ATGGTACACGACCTCACCGCCATCGCGGACGCGGTCTCGCGTCGAAACGTCGTCAGAACGGCCGGTGCGGCGCTCGGGGTCGCGGCGGCTTCCGGTGCGGCAGCCTCGGGTACGGCGGCCTCCGGTGCGACGACCGGGGACCGATCGAGGGTCGGGAACGGCCGCGGGTCGGGGGGACCGTACGTCAGCGCTCACCGCGGGTATCGTGACGTGTTCCCGCAGAACACGGTCGCCGCAGTCTCCGGGGCGGCCCGGTTGGGTGCCGACCGGATCGAGGTCGACCTCGAAGCGACGAGCGACGGGGAGATCGTCGTCTTCCACGACGCCCGCCTCGACGATCTGACGGACGAGTCCGGCCTCGTCGCCGAGACGCCCTCCGAGGAGGTCCTTCAGGCGGAGGTCCTCGGCTCCGGCGAGACGATCCCCACGCTCGCCGAGGTGCTCTCGGCGACCAGGCCGCCGGTGACGATGAACCTCGAGTTCAAGGACCGCGGACCGCTCTCGTGGGAGGAGTTCGCGAAGCGGGCGCTGGACGCCGCGTATCGGTACCCCGGTCCGTTCTACGCCTCCTCGTTCGACCACGACGCCATCCGCGCCGTTCGGGAGGTCGATCCCGACGTCGACGTCGCGCCGATCTTCGGGAGCGACACGGAGGAGAACCTGGCCGTGGCCCGGGAGCTGGACGCGGAGGCGCTCAACTGCTCGACCGGCGTCCTCGACCGGGAGCTGGTCGAGATCGCCCACGAGGAGGGGCGGGCCGTGAACGTCTGGACGATCGACAGCTGGCGGGAGGCGGCGACGCCGATCGAGCTCGGCGTGGACGGACTGATCGCCGACTACCCGGAGATGGCCGCCTTCGGGACCGACGGCGGTGTCGGACCCCACCGCGGCCGGTGA
- a CDS encoding type II/IV secretion system ATPase subunit, whose translation MSDGPTLRIGAETSGGDESVPAPVPPDDPEAWYAPDVRAQYESAPGVVATVRERDGGRFGYDVREPPLSPADERALDRVRDRFSAVRHRRPLTRVGVVERAERGFDPKYAEAIDRLVDASAAARRRIDYHALREFRLLGELTPIALDDRIEVADVGDERELVVHTETFAPLETGIDADADYVERVAAERLAQYAVEFAGLAVDVVVYRERLLGSDAFETKYAVLEPDLLPGDEELIEECKSRIWETTVSDVVEDRESFVAARARRFLSRRLTARNTRAWLDAAAHRARAALAERGLAAPPVDSRYARDRLDDLAYYVLRDLVGEGILTVPIRDPYLEDVEANRVGERVKVVPRASVLSGADGAEATGAAETTDAAEDAETGAGGEPGADVDPPTAGERVPTNLSFDDETTFVNVVTGIAARDGTELNASTPSAKVNLELDGVPQTIRCAVALPVISEGGPHVSIRKQRADALTPVDLVERGALSVELVTLLWLLYEHRGVVLFAGPTGVGKTTLLNAHAPFIPFDARPVSVDEGSREVRLPHETGVSLTTRDHEDAYKSVGMAELMTEANYLNPDVEVIAEINTPESFETFGESLATGHGVIGTTHAEDIGALADRLRERDLPARLLREVDLVVFPRQVDGERYVSRAIEPLSEAAYEGLDPEAKRSPSGDPKRGGAGVVEVGDESVRYNTVAWRDGDGAFRFPGAPGGSDGRGDAPGAGPRFRVFDRIASRTDRDREAVAAEFESKRRYVEYLVRDGVDDPEALFEFLADLRTDEAATVERAARTRGRSNDRGGGGNGSDGGEDGESDPAGRRRS comes from the coding sequence GTGAGCGACGGACCAACGCTGCGGATCGGGGCGGAGACGAGCGGGGGCGACGAGTCCGTGCCCGCGCCCGTGCCGCCGGACGACCCGGAGGCGTGGTACGCGCCGGACGTCCGGGCGCAGTACGAGTCGGCACCCGGCGTGGTGGCGACGGTCCGCGAGCGCGACGGCGGGCGGTTCGGCTACGACGTGCGCGAGCCGCCGCTGTCGCCCGCCGACGAGCGCGCCCTCGACCGGGTCCGCGACCGCTTCTCCGCGGTGCGACACCGCCGCCCGCTCACCCGGGTCGGGGTCGTCGAGCGGGCCGAGCGGGGGTTCGACCCGAAGTACGCGGAGGCGATCGACCGGTTGGTCGACGCCAGCGCGGCCGCGCGCCGCCGGATCGACTACCACGCGCTGCGGGAGTTCCGGCTGCTCGGCGAGCTCACCCCGATCGCCTTAGACGACCGGATCGAGGTCGCGGACGTGGGCGACGAGCGCGAGCTGGTGGTCCACACCGAGACGTTCGCGCCGCTGGAGACCGGGATCGACGCCGACGCCGACTACGTCGAGCGGGTCGCCGCCGAACGGCTCGCGCAGTACGCGGTCGAGTTCGCGGGGCTCGCGGTCGACGTGGTCGTCTACCGCGAGCGGCTGCTCGGGTCCGACGCGTTCGAGACGAAGTACGCGGTGTTGGAGCCGGACCTGCTGCCGGGCGACGAGGAGCTCATCGAGGAGTGTAAGTCTCGGATCTGGGAGACGACCGTGAGCGACGTGGTCGAGGACCGCGAGTCGTTCGTCGCCGCCCGCGCCCGGCGGTTCCTCTCGCGGCGGCTCACCGCGCGCAACACCCGGGCGTGGCTCGACGCGGCGGCCCACCGGGCGCGGGCCGCGCTGGCGGAGCGGGGGCTCGCCGCGCCGCCGGTCGACTCGCGGTACGCCCGCGACCGGCTCGACGACCTCGCGTACTACGTCCTGCGCGACCTCGTCGGCGAGGGCATCCTGACGGTCCCGATACGCGACCCGTACCTGGAGGACGTGGAGGCGAACCGCGTCGGCGAGCGCGTGAAGGTCGTGCCGCGGGCGTCGGTGCTGTCGGGGGCGGACGGGGCGGAGGCGACGGGCGCGGCGGAGACGACGGACGCGGCGGAGGACGCGGAGACGGGGGCGGGCGGGGAGCCCGGAGCCGACGTCGACCCGCCGACGGCCGGGGAGCGCGTGCCGACGAACCTGTCGTTCGACGACGAGACGACGTTCGTCAACGTCGTCACCGGGATCGCCGCCCGCGACGGGACGGAGCTGAACGCCTCGACGCCCTCCGCGAAGGTGAACCTCGAACTCGACGGCGTGCCGCAGACGATCCGGTGTGCGGTCGCGCTGCCGGTCATCTCCGAGGGCGGCCCGCACGTCTCGATCCGGAAGCAGCGCGCGGACGCGCTGACGCCGGTCGATCTGGTCGAGCGCGGCGCGCTCTCCGTCGAGCTGGTGACGCTTCTGTGGCTGCTGTACGAACACCGCGGGGTCGTCCTCTTCGCCGGCCCGACCGGCGTGGGGAAGACGACGCTGCTCAACGCCCACGCGCCGTTCATCCCGTTCGACGCCCGACCGGTCTCCGTCGACGAGGGGTCCCGGGAGGTGCGGCTCCCCCACGAGACGGGCGTCTCGCTCACCACCCGCGACCACGAGGACGCCTACAAGTCGGTGGGGATGGCGGAGCTGATGACCGAGGCCAATTACCTCAACCCCGACGTGGAGGTCATCGCCGAGATCAACACCCCGGAGAGCTTCGAGACCTTCGGCGAGAGTCTGGCGACCGGGCACGGCGTGATCGGCACGACGCACGCCGAGGACATCGGGGCGCTCGCCGACCGCCTGCGCGAGCGCGACCTGCCCGCGCGCCTGCTGCGCGAGGTCGACCTCGTCGTCTTCCCCCGGCAGGTCGACGGGGAGCGCTACGTCTCCCGGGCGATAGAGCCGCTCTCCGAGGCCGCCTACGAGGGGCTCGACCCCGAGGCGAAGCGGAGCCCGAGCGGCGACCCGAAGCGGGGCGGCGCGGGCGTCGTCGAGGTCGGCGACGAGTCCGTCCGGTACAACACGGTCGCGTGGCGCGACGGCGACGGGGCCTTCCGGTTCCCCGGCGCGCCGGGCGGGAGCGACGGTCGGGGAGACGCACCGGGAGCCGGGCCGCGGTTCCGCGTCTTCGACCGGATCGCGAGCCGGACCGACCGCGACCGCGAGGCCGTCGCGGCCGAGTTCGAGTCGAAGCGGCGGTACGTGGAGTACCTCGTGCGCGACGGCGTGGACGACCCGGAGGCGCTCTTCGAGTTCCTCGCCGACCTGCGCACCGACGAGGCGGCGACCGTCGAGCGCGCGGCGCGGACGAGGGGCCGGAGTAACGACCGCGGCGGCGGCGGGAACGGCAGCGACGGCGGCGAGGACGGCGAGAGCGACCCCGCGGGACGGAGGCGGTCGTGA
- a CDS encoding type II secretion system F family protein, protein MSRRRTTGATSATGASEGTAGATGATEAGGAGTEDPLPTGGRLAVVDRVCYALFARHASDRRHDADRKRYRGTALDIGFETYLARTYGLSWVVAAAVFLPALVVAAGAAPAVAAAVEARFGAALLSGGPTATPAPTPGSVGPLSTDRAAALVAVAVALLAKRATVAAAGLHLRWVAATRRTDIERTLPGAVRYLELLASGSDGPRAMLRKAADDDAYGATATSLRKALNAARLAGSLDEGLRRVARDTPSRELLAPFLLKFRKRAAAGDEALSAFLATERRMLSHRQDRARKRARRFLELLTELFVAVLVLPALLVIGATALSVVIPELLPPVETPVGVVPTRAVVLYGAVAFLVAFGLAAAVAVGTLRPPSQRASYELPANPRTVLASAGRNPASTAVVAAGPALALACWLAVAGYTLVNVVLIGYAAFAVPVGLVAARRTRIDDARDRELADFVHAVSGHVAQGRPLAEAVDAVARDADLGVLNDDVADLAFALRSTTATEAVTGEADSAEGAVAVDVRAAAIERFVDRVGTPLAAGTLGLVTGALNAGGDADAVFETLRIEVGRLYSEQRALRSAMQPYIAVGWAAAVLVAGVVAVVNTQVVDAARLAEIAAASEAVTEPEGVYPELERFRLYVVTQATVLASGWFAGTAARGRYAALLHSGALVACCYVVFTVGGLV, encoded by the coding sequence GTGAGCCGGCGGCGGACGACCGGCGCGACCAGCGCGACCGGCGCGAGCGAGGGGACCGCCGGGGCGACCGGCGCGACCGAAGCGGGCGGGGCGGGCACGGAGGACCCGCTCCCGACGGGTGGCCGACTGGCGGTCGTCGACCGGGTCTGTTACGCGCTGTTCGCGCGCCACGCGAGCGACCGCCGCCACGACGCCGACCGGAAGCGGTACCGCGGGACCGCGCTCGATATCGGATTCGAGACGTACCTCGCGCGGACGTACGGGCTCTCGTGGGTCGTCGCGGCCGCCGTCTTCCTCCCGGCGCTCGTCGTCGCTGCCGGCGCGGCCCCCGCGGTCGCGGCCGCGGTCGAGGCCCGGTTCGGCGCGGCGCTGCTCTCCGGGGGACCGACGGCGACGCCCGCGCCGACGCCCGGCTCGGTCGGGCCGCTCAGCACGGACCGCGCCGCGGCGCTCGTCGCGGTCGCGGTCGCGCTCCTCGCGAAGCGCGCGACCGTGGCGGCCGCCGGGCTCCACCTCCGGTGGGTGGCCGCCACGCGGCGGACCGACATCGAGCGCACCCTCCCCGGGGCGGTGCGGTACCTCGAACTGCTCGCCTCGGGGAGCGACGGGCCGCGGGCGATGCTCCGGAAGGCGGCCGACGACGACGCGTACGGGGCCACCGCGACCTCGCTGCGGAAGGCGCTCAACGCCGCCCGGCTCGCCGGGAGCCTGGACGAGGGGCTGCGGCGCGTCGCCCGCGACACCCCCTCCCGGGAGCTGCTCGCGCCGTTCCTGTTGAAGTTCCGGAAGCGCGCGGCGGCCGGCGACGAGGCGCTCTCGGCGTTCCTCGCGACCGAGCGCCGGATGCTCTCCCATCGGCAGGACCGCGCCCGGAAGCGCGCCCGTCGGTTCCTCGAACTCCTGACCGAGCTGTTCGTCGCCGTGCTGGTGTTGCCGGCGCTGCTCGTCATCGGCGCGACGGCGCTGTCGGTGGTGATTCCCGAACTGCTCCCGCCGGTCGAGACGCCCGTCGGCGTGGTGCCGACCCGGGCGGTCGTCCTCTACGGCGCGGTCGCGTTCCTCGTCGCGTTCGGGCTCGCGGCCGCGGTCGCGGTCGGCACGCTCCGCCCGCCGAGCCAGCGGGCGAGCTACGAGCTTCCGGCGAACCCCCGGACGGTTCTCGCGAGCGCCGGCCGGAACCCCGCGAGCACGGCGGTCGTCGCCGCGGGGCCGGCCCTCGCGCTCGCGTGCTGGCTCGCGGTCGCGGGCTACACGCTCGTCAACGTCGTCCTCATCGGGTACGCGGCGTTCGCGGTGCCGGTCGGGCTCGTCGCCGCGCGGCGCACCCGGATCGACGACGCGAGGGACCGCGAACTCGCCGACTTCGTCCACGCCGTCTCGGGCCACGTCGCGCAGGGGCGGCCGCTCGCGGAGGCGGTCGACGCGGTCGCGCGCGACGCGGACCTCGGCGTCCTCAACGACGACGTGGCCGACCTCGCGTTCGCGCTGCGGTCGACGACCGCGACCGAGGCCGTGACCGGAGAGGCCGACTCGGCCGAGGGGGCGGTCGCGGTCGACGTGCGCGCGGCCGCCATCGAGCGGTTCGTCGACCGCGTGGGGACGCCGCTCGCGGCCGGGACGCTCGGGCTGGTCACGGGGGCGCTGAACGCGGGCGGCGACGCCGACGCCGTCTTCGAGACACTCCGGATCGAGGTCGGGCGGCTCTACAGCGAGCAGCGCGCGCTCCGCTCGGCGATGCAGCCGTACATCGCGGTGGGCTGGGCCGCAGCGGTCCTCGTCGCCGGCGTCGTCGCGGTCGTGAACACGCAGGTGGTCGACGCCGCGCGGCTGGCAGAGATCGCCGCCGCGTCGGAGGCGGTGACGGAGCCGGAGGGGGTGTATCCGGAGTTGGAGCGGTTCCGGCTGTACGTCGTCACGCAGGCGACCGTGCTGGCGTCCGGGTGGTTCGCCGGGACCGCGGCGCGCGGGCGCTACGCCGCGCTGCTCCACTCCGGCGCGCTGGTGGCGTGCTGTTACGTGGTGTTCACCGTGGGCGGGTTAGTGTGA
- a CDS encoding CRISPR-associated protein Cas4: MTLVPFSDLARAAYCPRQLYYVRRDDGRSVPPKARERIDLAFRYDELVDAPDRVLRRLPLHRSPAAYRRNLDRLRELGEYDALVDPASERGFLSGKDCHGTVHKVLESGDGGSNESDGEQSPPVPTLVSSGEPPENGVWEPQAVRAVGIAKALAWEREREVPRALVEYPAVGVVREVRLTTRKKAAYRTALRSARSIDGPPPRVDDGRCDSCEYAGECGTRRRSLRSLLG, encoded by the coding sequence GTGACGCTGGTTCCATTCAGCGACTTGGCCCGCGCGGCGTACTGCCCCCGGCAGCTCTACTACGTTCGGCGCGACGACGGGCGGAGCGTCCCGCCGAAGGCGCGCGAACGCATCGATCTAGCGTTTCGCTACGACGAACTGGTCGACGCGCCGGATCGGGTGCTGCGGCGGCTACCCCTTCACCGGTCGCCGGCCGCGTACCGCCGGAATCTGGACCGGTTGCGCGAGCTCGGCGAGTACGACGCCCTCGTCGACCCCGCGAGCGAGCGCGGGTTCCTCTCGGGCAAGGACTGTCACGGGACGGTTCACAAGGTGCTGGAATCGGGAGACGGCGGATCGAACGAGAGCGACGGGGAGCAGTCGCCGCCGGTCCCGACGCTGGTCTCCTCCGGCGAGCCGCCGGAAAACGGCGTGTGGGAGCCGCAGGCGGTCCGCGCGGTCGGGATCGCGAAGGCGCTGGCGTGGGAACGCGAGCGGGAGGTCCCGCGGGCGCTCGTCGAGTACCCCGCGGTCGGCGTCGTCCGCGAGGTCCGGCTCACGACCCGCAAGAAGGCGGCGTATCGGACGGCCCTCCGGAGCGCTCGGTCGATCGACGGCCCGCCGCCGCGCGTCGACGACGGGCGTTGCGATTCCTGCGAGTACGCGGGCGAGTGCGGGACGCGGCGACGGTCGCTCCGATCGCTGCTGGGGTGA
- a CDS encoding alpha-isopropylmalate synthase regulatory domain-containing protein — protein MTRTPLTDLDEVQLLDTTLRDGEQMPGVSLSPGEKVDVARELDAAGVHLIEAGSACTSAGEREAIRQVADEGLDATVTSFARGVKRDVDHALDCGVDGVNLVVPASDKHVETKVGSTRDEVVETTVELVEYAKDHGLWVEVLGEDGSRADLDYLERLLGAGLDAGADRICYCDTVGAADPERTAAVVSRLADRGPTSLHTHDDLGFGLANVHAGLKAGADTVHGTVLGVGERAGNVALEEVAIALGESYGVDTVELARLYRLCRTISEATGVALPPNKAVCGANAFAHESGIHTDGTLKDGTMYEPYPPERVGRERRLVLGKHAGRAGVKAALAEHDVAVTDDELREVVARVKELGERGKRVTDADLLAVADDVRGRERERHVELVDLSATSGGNLPTASVRLRVGDDERVAAGTGSGPVDAGLEAVRTALAGDGSDDEGAGGGVAFDLDSYHVDAITGGTDAVVTVEVDLSRGDRSVSVSASDADITRASVVGMVDGLDRLLAAEADAADADPGAVADD, from the coding sequence TTGACCCGAACACCACTCACCGACCTCGACGAGGTACAGCTGTTAGACACCACGCTGCGCGACGGCGAGCAGATGCCGGGCGTCTCGCTGTCGCCGGGCGAGAAGGTCGACGTCGCCCGCGAACTCGACGCCGCGGGCGTCCACCTGATCGAGGCCGGCTCGGCGTGCACCTCCGCGGGCGAGCGCGAGGCGATCCGGCAGGTCGCCGACGAGGGGCTCGACGCCACCGTGACGAGCTTCGCTCGGGGGGTGAAACGGGACGTGGACCACGCGCTCGACTGCGGCGTCGACGGCGTGAACCTCGTCGTCCCCGCGTCCGACAAGCACGTCGAGACGAAGGTGGGGTCGACCCGCGACGAGGTGGTCGAGACGACCGTCGAACTCGTCGAGTACGCCAAAGACCACGGCCTGTGGGTGGAGGTGCTCGGCGAGGACGGCTCGCGGGCCGACCTCGACTACCTCGAACGCCTGCTCGGTGCCGGGCTCGACGCCGGCGCGGACCGCATCTGCTACTGCGACACCGTCGGCGCGGCCGACCCCGAGCGCACCGCGGCGGTCGTCTCCCGGCTCGCCGACCGCGGCCCGACGAGCCTCCACACCCACGACGACCTCGGCTTCGGATTGGCGAACGTCCACGCCGGGCTGAAGGCGGGGGCGGACACCGTCCACGGGACGGTCCTCGGCGTGGGCGAGCGCGCCGGCAACGTCGCCCTCGAGGAGGTCGCGATCGCGCTCGGCGAGTCGTACGGCGTCGACACCGTCGAGCTCGCGCGGCTCTACCGGCTCTGTCGGACGATCTCGGAGGCGACCGGCGTCGCGCTCCCGCCGAACAAGGCCGTCTGCGGCGCGAACGCTTTCGCCCACGAGTCCGGCATCCACACCGACGGCACGCTCAAGGACGGGACGATGTACGAGCCGTACCCGCCGGAGAGGGTCGGCCGTGAGCGCCGGCTCGTCCTCGGCAAGCACGCGGGCCGCGCCGGGGTGAAGGCCGCGCTCGCCGAGCACGACGTCGCGGTGACCGACGACGAGCTGCGCGAGGTCGTCGCGCGCGTCAAGGAGCTGGGCGAGCGCGGCAAGCGCGTCACCGACGCGGACCTGCTCGCGGTCGCCGACGACGTACGCGGCCGCGAGCGCGAGCGCCACGTCGAACTCGTCGACCTCTCCGCGACCTCCGGCGGGAACCTCCCGACCGCCTCCGTCCGGCTCCGCGTGGGCGACGACGAGCGCGTCGCCGCCGGCACCGGCTCCGGGCCGGTCGACGCCGGGCTGGAGGCGGTCCGGACGGCGCTGGCGGGCGACGGAAGCGACGACGAGGGCGCGGGCGGCGGCGTCGCCTTCGACCTCGACTCCTACCACGTCGACGCGATCACCGGCGGCACCGACGCGGTCGTCACCGTCGAGGTGGACCTCTCGCGGGGCGACCGCTCCGTGAGCGTCTCGGCGTCGGACGCCGACATCACCCGCGCGAGCGTCGTCGGGATGGTCGACGGACTCGACCGCCTGCTGGCCGCCGAGGCCGACGCCGCGGACGCCGATCCGGGGGCGGTCGCCGACGACTGA
- a CDS encoding group I truncated hemoglobin, whose amino-acid sequence MPNETLYDRLGGEPAIGAVVGEFYDRVLADERVAHHFEDVDMAAQRSHQTKFLSAVTGGPIQYEGEDMATAHAGLGITSEEFGVIATHLDKALRAFDVDEADREAVMEAVAGFEDDVVEEPGTAE is encoded by the coding sequence ATGCCGAACGAGACGCTGTACGATCGCCTCGGGGGCGAACCGGCAATCGGCGCGGTCGTCGGGGAGTTCTACGACCGCGTCCTCGCCGACGAGCGCGTGGCGCACCACTTCGAGGACGTCGACATGGCCGCGCAGCGCTCGCACCAGACCAAGTTCCTGAGCGCGGTCACCGGCGGCCCCATCCAGTACGAGGGCGAGGACATGGCGACCGCTCACGCGGGACTGGGGATCACGAGCGAGGAGTTCGGGGTGATCGCGACCCACCTCGACAAGGCGCTGCGGGCGTTCGACGTGGACGAGGCGGACCGCGAGGCGGTCATGGAGGCGGTCGCCGGCTTCGAGGACGACGTGGTCGAGGAGCCGGGGACGGCGGAGTGA
- a CDS encoding MATE family efflux transporter, with translation MDFPRLRRVWRRVFSLAWPVMAEQTFRTAMRTTDVLVTALFSPAAVVAIGLADLYARFPLRIGLGLGGGAIALSSQDTGAGAAENRDEAVTQAILLGALAGIPFVLFGFLFGEFAIDVFGRIVGEETSPAVVDLGSTYLAVVFATAPARHVALVGARALQGTGDTRTPMYVNVAANSVNIAGSVVLGLGLFGLPRLEVLGVGLATAGANVLTAGLLCFAIWGSWTDADFARPRDLTIAKQLLAVSAPRVLEGFGSEIAEFPFNALLLGFGEAVNAGFQIGRRVYQQVTGPLSRGYNVAASVLVGQALGEGDPEAARFNGWAVAGLGVLTVGTIGLGLVVAAPRLVPIFTDDAPTIAYAVDFARVYGVAGAALVCFSALSGSLQGASETRIPLVARVSAMFGLFLGLSWLLGRTAGFGPVGAYVGVSAAYAWMALVVALGFRYSDWATRAADMMDARGTGPDAGGEPTVEDGGEPAADERSS, from the coding sequence ATGGACTTCCCGCGGCTGCGGCGCGTCTGGCGGCGCGTGTTCTCGCTCGCGTGGCCCGTCATGGCCGAGCAGACGTTCCGCACCGCGATGCGGACGACCGACGTCTTGGTCACCGCGCTGTTCTCGCCGGCCGCGGTCGTCGCGATCGGCCTCGCCGACCTGTACGCCCGGTTCCCGCTGCGGATCGGACTGGGGCTCGGCGGCGGTGCCATCGCGCTCTCCTCGCAGGACACCGGCGCGGGGGCCGCGGAGAACCGCGACGAGGCGGTGACGCAGGCGATCCTGCTCGGCGCGCTCGCCGGGATCCCGTTCGTCCTGTTCGGCTTCCTCTTCGGCGAGTTCGCGATCGACGTGTTCGGCCGGATCGTCGGCGAGGAGACCTCGCCCGCGGTCGTCGACCTCGGCTCGACGTACCTCGCGGTCGTGTTCGCGACCGCGCCGGCGCGCCACGTCGCCCTCGTCGGCGCGCGGGCGCTTCAGGGGACCGGCGACACCCGGACCCCGATGTACGTCAACGTCGCCGCCAACTCCGTCAACATCGCCGGCTCGGTCGTCCTCGGGCTGGGGCTGTTCGGCCTCCCGCGGCTCGAAGTCCTCGGCGTCGGCCTCGCGACCGCGGGCGCGAACGTCCTCACCGCCGGCCTGCTCTGTTTCGCGATCTGGGGGTCGTGGACCGACGCCGACTTCGCGCGGCCGCGAGACCTCACGATCGCGAAACAGCTGCTCGCCGTGAGCGCCCCCCGCGTCCTGGAGGGGTTCGGCTCAGAGATCGCGGAGTTCCCGTTCAACGCGCTCCTCTTGGGCTTCGGCGAGGCGGTCAACGCCGGGTTCCAGATCGGCCGCCGCGTCTACCAGCAGGTGACCGGGCCGCTCTCGCGCGGCTACAACGTCGCGGCGTCGGTGCTGGTCGGACAGGCGCTCGGCGAGGGCGACCCGGAGGCCGCGCGGTTCAACGGCTGGGCGGTCGCCGGGCTCGGCGTGCTCACCGTCGGGACGATCGGGCTGGGGCTCGTCGTCGCCGCGCCGCGGCTCGTGCCGATCTTCACCGACGACGCCCCGACGATCGCGTACGCGGTCGACTTCGCGCGGGTGTACGGTGTCGCCGGTGCCGCGCTGGTCTGCTTCTCCGCGCTCTCCGGCTCGCTTCAGGGGGCCAGCGAGACGCGGATCCCGCTGGTCGCGCGCGTCTCGGCGATGTTCGGGCTCTTCCTCGGGCTGTCGTGGCTGCTCGGCCGCACCGCGGGGTTCGGCCCGGTCGGCGCGTACGTCGGGGTGTCCGCGGCCTACGCGTGGATGGCGCTCGTCGTCGCCCTCGGCTTCCGGTACTCGGACTGGGCGACCCGCGCCGCCGACATGATGGACGCGCGGGGAACCGGTCCCGATGCGGGCGGCGAGCCGACGGTGGAGGACGGCGGCGAGCCGGCGGCGGACGAGCGGTCGTCGTGA
- a CDS encoding gamma-glutamylcyclotransferase family protein, whose protein sequence is MDVFVYGTLTEPERVAEVLDSFVFVGPATLTGLSLVEGRYPTLAPGGETAGRLLRTEAVDALDAYENVDDGLYVRERVPLDAPADHPDTAAVYVGDPDRLDADATWPGSGPFADRVRSVLDERDVRVRLTPTDPV, encoded by the coding sequence ATGGACGTCTTCGTGTACGGCACGCTGACCGAACCGGAGCGGGTCGCCGAGGTGCTCGACTCGTTCGTCTTCGTCGGGCCGGCGACGCTCACCGGTCTCAGCCTCGTCGAGGGGCGGTACCCGACGCTCGCGCCGGGCGGCGAGACCGCGGGGCGGCTCCTCCGAACGGAGGCGGTCGACGCGCTCGACGCGTACGAGAACGTGGACGACGGGCTGTACGTCCGAGAGCGCGTGCCGCTGGACGCGCCGGCGGACCACCCCGACACCGCCGCGGTGTACGTCGGCGACCCCGACCGGCTCGACGCGGACGCGACGTGGCCGGGAAGCGGCCCGTTCGCCGACCGGGTGCGATCGGTGCTCGACGAGCGCGACGTGCGGGTGCGACTCACACCAACGGATCCCGTCTGA